The DNA segment CATGGGGATCCAGTAGTTATGCACAACCCTGGGGGTGGTTGGTTGCTGGAGGGCACTCTCTGCCTTTTAAACTTTGATTATCTTTGTAagtaactttattaaaaaaaatgaataaaaaatgcagaggacaaaaggaaaaacataaataataaagcaaaaagaaaagtgaTATGTAAAGAAATGAAGTTGCTTTATTTGCTCAAGATTAGAATCTGTTGTTGTTTCTGGTAACCTATTGGATTTTTGTCACTAAGGACTGAATGATGAGGctttaaatatttatctatagACAAGAGttgagatatgggaagaagagatattCTATTTTAAGAGAAAGTTATGTTGAAAGTAAAGGAGTATAGAGTGAGTTTATTTGATTGATATACAATATACCTTGTTATTTCTGGTATCTTTTAtggacttctgctgactaccgtaGCAAAATGAGGCTCAATGATGAGACTTTAAGAATTTGTTTATGCATGATATATGGAAAGAAGAAATCTTTTGCAGTATTATCagagaaggtgataagttactGAAATTGTACTTGTCATGATGAAGTTGGAGAGGTGTTTTCATAGTGAGCTGGGTGTGAGTTAAGGACCCTATTATCTGTTGCTGTTACCTACACTCACAACTGGAAATACTTTTCTGATGGAAATCCTGCATTCAGCTGAGTTTTAATGTCTTATCAACATAGACACATTTGTAGACTGTGATGCTAAACACACTTACTAGGAGATAAATCCCATTGAACCCTGTTAGTATTTTCATCAGAGTATATATTTATAGGATTGTATTGTTAATATTTAATGACCTGCTGTGGACAAATTTGCAATGGTCAATGGTCAAGTAGTTTAAATGTAGGTTCTGTTGATGTTACATGTTTCAGcagcttctttttatttatttctgtaagcTATTTTGAGTATACTTGAGCAACAGAAGACACCtcgaaataacaataacaaattgAGGACAATGACTAGCATCCTTGCTGCTGTCAGTGATGTGGTATTGGATCAACATTTTCCTCAGTATGATAAATCATAAATGATCTatgaagggagggagaaacacCAAACCAGTTCAAACCAAAATAACAAGACCAATTCTTGCTGTAGAAAATAAAGTAATGACACTTCTTTGGATTCAATGACTAGGAAATGTATTTTATAAAGGATTTTACAGTGAATCATGAAGTTGTCATAGAAATGAAAGCTTTaaggaatatattttaattattccttATCTAAGTACAAATGGGTGACTTCAGGATACTTTCCTGTCCCCATTTTAGAGCCCCTTAATAAAGGAAACTATGTTTCCAACTGCTGATTTTGTAAATGAAAATTCAAAAACTCCACTGTTGATAAATGGTATAAATCCGTGGAATCCCTCTTGTAGATGATTCCAAGTCACAGGCACTCCATTGTCCTCTAGTCGTTTTTTGTAGAGCAGCCCATCGTCCCGAAGTAAGTCATATTCACAGGTCAAAATGTATGTCTCCGGAAGTTGCTTTACAATGTCATCCTCACTGATAATTGGTGACTGCATTGTGTTATCATTCAGTCGAGTTGCTGCATACAGTTCTTTTGAAAATGGAGCTGGCATTGGGGGATTATAACCTCGGACCTTAAACTCGCTGGGGATAAGATCTGCACTAATCCATTTCTTGAATTTCTGCTTCATGTCTTCAGGAACATGGCCATTCCTTCCCATTTTTTCTTTGTCTACACATTCCTGGTTAACAAATTTTAAAGCAAGGCTTAAAGCCCGCTTTTTGGTTAGAAAAGGACCATGTTGGTTTTGAAGATAGGATGGTAGCATGAGATCCATTCTCTGCAGGAAAGGATATATCAAGATCTGTGCTCGGATTTTTGGCTGGTTCTCTATTTTGGTCAATTCTTGACAAACCACAGCAACCAGTGTTCCACCGCTGCTATCTCCAGCAAGAAGAATGTGATTTGGATCGACTCCATAGTCTTTGGCATGTTTCATAAAATACAGGGTGGTACTTAGGCCATCTGATAGCTGGGCAGGATGTTGGTGTTCAGGACCTAAACGATACCTGCAAGAACAATAAGACTTTGTCATACCTTGAAATTTTCTCAGAAGAAATTAGGTATTCTGAGATAGTCCCTGAAGACAACACATTGTTGGGTTCCAATAAAAGGATGCACTGTATCAATCGTTTAACTTTAGTATATTTTTACTATTCTGATTAGGAGATGGCAGTTGAATGTCTTGTACTTTCACTGCTGATAGGAACAGCAATTCCCTTCTCCTTGGATGTATTTTTCTGCTACTTCTCCCAGTGCATAGTTGCTCTGGAGAGTCCTTCCACTACTTTGTTTCAGAGCAAAAAAAGGATTAGAAGGACAGAGCTACAGAGCCACATACAGAAAACAAGGAGGAAATTCTAGCCTCCTTACTGACTACAATAAGTTCTCACTCCTTATTAtggcaatttcatttcaaattgaaACGTCATGTAGCTGTGCCGACTTACAATGTGGGATCTGCTGTgattcgttcgttcattcattcattcattccccatCTTACCATAGGGCAGCTTATAGTTACATAAAAGCTAAAACATAAAccattaaaaagaaacattaaaacCAAAGACACATGGGGAAGGCAGAGGCGGAGTGTGGGCCAAAATGggatctgttatttatttatttatttatttatttatttatttatttatttatttatttatttattcattcattcattcattcattcattcattcattcattcattcattcatatttttatactgcccttctccaaaggctcagggcggtgtacagccaataaaaagaCAAGAATCCTaacgaattaaaataaaatatcaagtttaaaaaactgattcaatcgctgtatacttaaaatattagctaaaatttatcaaaactaaaaccttaataaaactctattaaaacccactaaaacccacaTATTAAAATcagtcaggccagccccgcttggtgaaaaaagagagtcttgagctcgcgcttaaaggtccggagatcagggaggagacggagtcccaccggcagctcattccataaagccggggcccccacagagaacgctcttcccctgggggccgccagccgacattgattagccaacggcaccctaagaagaccctccctgtgggtgcGCACTGGacataccggacaatgggaggtaactgtcggcagcaggcagtcccgtaaatattctcaatcaaccacctccattgcGCTGTTCCCCAACTGGGGGCCCAAGCCGACTGACATAGCCACATCTTTAGGCCCTTATGACAAGATAGGAGGGTTGGGGCTCATCAGGGGGCAAGATATTtcagagggcaggagcaacagcagagaatgCTCTCCTTCTGGACCCCATCAGCCAGAATAATTGGCTGACGAGACCCACAGAATGACTCCTCTGCCGGCATGAGTGGTATGGGCCAATCCCAATGTATGAgatggtccctcaagtaacctggatCTATGCCaaggctgctaagtgaatcacacgtAGTCGAGCAAGAGATCATATGACCTCAACTTATGATTTCCTGTCCGCTTCTTCATTGCCTTTGTTTGTCATAAACTGGCTGTGAAAGtagcaaatcagtggtgggttgctaccagtttgccctgtaTTGGGCAAACCTGTAGCAGCGGTGGCAGGAAGCTCTGCTTACCCACCCAGATGTCTCTGCACATCTGCAGAAGTGTCACTCATGCACGCAAGTGGGCGCACgtccacaagcaaaccagtagcaacgggatttgaaacccactactgtagtACATGGTGATCACATAACTGTGTGAATGTTTGCAGAAATTTGGAgcattgtcataactttgaatgcttGCCAAACAAGTGGtctgtaagtgaggactacctgtattgcattaTTATAGTATCAGatcaaaataaacagaaaagacTGTCGTGATGATATAGTGCTTACagttatttctgttgctaaatacaggtagtccttgacttacaacagttcatttattgaccgttcaaagttaccacggccctgaaaaaagtgacttatgacttatgtttttcacacttactaccattgcaccatccccatggtcacatgatcaaaattcagctgactcatatttatggtggttgcagtgtcccggggtcatgtgatcacctcttgcaaccttctaacaagcaaagtcaatggggagctgCGTTACTAACTTGTCaaaagcagtgattcacttaacaactgaggcaagaaaagtcataaaatgttgcaaaactcacttaacaaatgtttcacttagcaacagaaatgttgggctcagttctggtcataaattgagactaCCCATACTTCCTTAATTTCTTCTCAAGGATAATGTATCTCTGCCACCAGGGGGCAGAAGAAAGGAAATTCCTGATTTCCTAAACTAATTTAGGTAATTCTTTCAAAACAGATCCGAGAGGTCTGAGATAAAATAAATTTGGATCTGTGAACCTGATTTACACAAGACAAAAAAGATGCAATCATATGGCAGTTTTTGGCAAAGTTGCACAATGTGCAGTATTTTGTTCTGCAGATCCTTAAAGTCCTTTTGTATAATTTACTCTGCTTTTCTTGACAGAGAAAGTCCAAAGAAGGGTGCAAGGGCACTGATCTCCTTTTTTTCTGACTCAGTTGGGATAGAGGAGAAATTAGCCATTTcccccctctcctcttcttctttacttTTATGATTGGAGGAGTGGGAAAGAAATGAATGATGCCTCCAGGGCAGAGTCTTCCCTAGGAGTTTTTGGAGAATAGCAAAACTGTGTCCTGTgccaaagcaacttagaactaaggagaaatttcctgacagttagaacaattaatcagtggaacaacttgcctccagaagttgtgaatattccaacagtggaaatttttaagaagatcttggataactatttgtctgaagtggtgtagggtttcctgcctaagcaggtggtTGAATtaaaagacatccaaggtcccttccaactctgttattctattctattctattctattctattctattctattctattctattctattctattcctttgatCTGCTCCAATTATATTACTTTGCCTTTTCTGATGTTGAAACACCACTGGTGGAGGCAAAAAGTTATTGATGGTTGTGCGATAGCTGGGGGGAAAGAGAATTGAGGGACTGAATCTCTCTTTGAGgctgaaaatatattttgtgcTGCCTGGGACAATCTTTCAGGGAGACAGAATTGCAGCCAAACTTATTAATTGTTATCTTTATCGTTTTTACCCTTTTTTCCATCAAGCAGTGCCCAAGCCtaataaatgtaaatacaaaataaaatgcaaaaacatTAAAAGATGCATAAAAATAAACTAGGCAAAGCATACAAATAAAATCACTTACTCTACAAATACTACCACTGTATCACTTTCTCGAGAAAGATAGCTGCATAGTTCACCATACGTTTCTAGGGGAAAAAATAAGTATTAATATTCAGGTACTTCCACATTGCAACATGTTTTTGATATTGTTTTGACTTATGGTCAAATAATTTCAATCACAGTGACCCTATCAGTAAGAATCAGAAGGAGGTGTTTGCCATTGGTGTACATATttacaattgaaagaaagatttaaactaGATAAAAAGAGTTTGATTTTGtgactttgtgcttgaagtgggaAAAATGATaccttgattttgggttttgttgATCAATAGGTTtgatgttatagaaatggctagtatatattattatataaaagttgAAATTTTATGTTATTACTGCACCGTAATGAGttgaagtcaatgctttttttcttttccccctctatCCTACACTATTCTCtgtttccccctttctctcctcttttacctttattttcatttttccttgcatttttgtattttatgctttgataaattaataaaatattgaaattagatattgttttgtttcataaagaaaacatttttatttgtaaaaaaatctgtatttttttcttctttttaaagcttAATGGTGGGGTAAAGTTTAGTGGACAATCAATCTGAAATCAGTCAGCAATGATGTCTATTATTATGAATTCAATGAATGAAGCCTTCACTAtgcaacatgattttttttttatgcatgCCCTTTTCCTATTTTTGGTATCTAGATTAGAAGATACTGAAGACAGGTCTTCATGTAGCTCACATTGCATGAAAGGATTTAAATTCACAGTCCAGTTAATTAGTTTCACAGATAACAATGTGCAAACTGAGCATGAAATGGTTGTTTCTGGTCTCTCAATTCAGAACAAACCTCCTATGTTTTGAAAGAATGTAGGCCAGAAGGCCACAACTGGTACCAGGTTGTTTTTGAAGGAACTCAGAGCTGGGCTGGGGCTATTGCTGTCAATGCACTGAAGAAAATCCCTGATCCTCAGAGTAAATTCTGGCAGCAATCCAGCTTTAGGTATGCTGCCAGACTTCACTCCTGTGCTACCTGGATAACCCATAGGcagggtgggctgctgagggttctcaggggttcaggagaacctctagctgagattctgtgcagttcagagaatccccaaatcccactcctggctggccccaccccaccccgccctgcccacccctcccctcccaggagtccctacgcggcccattttggatgcaggcaagtgcagggcatgcatggaggcttggggagggcgaaaaatgggctaccggaagtttgggaaggccggaaacaccagagcctgggaaggctgttttcgccctcctggaggctcgaggaaaacctccggagcccgggTATGGCAAAAACGCCCCTCCCTGCTGTGGTGCATGAGGGCGgctaggccacacccacatggccatgcccacccagcaaccgggcagagaaccccttgctaaaatctttaaagcccacccctggccataGTACATGTATTGTACATAGTACATGTATTGTAAGCACAGTCTGATGGTTTTATGCATGAAATGATTTAGGGGGCTCTGTCTCAAGCATGGGATGGAACACCTTGAGTTGCCTTGAGCTCCAGGTAAAGTGGTGCTTTTTGTTTCAAATGTTCTGAAGTCACACAATTTTCTCCCAAACCAGGGAGATTTCCAATATATTAGCCAGTAGCACTGTGGACTTATAGTAGGTTCCAGCTGTGGTTGATTGaaactttttaaagaagaaaggtGGACGTGGAATTGAGAAAGAGCCATCATTATGTTTGAGTTCTGACAACTGTTTTGGATTGCTGCTTCATAAACTGTTCATAAACTGTTTTGGATTGCTGCTTCATAAACTGAACTGTAGataagtttcattttcagcagttTTCAAGCCTTCATTAACCAAAAAGATAGTCAAACTCAATCTTGAGaatcactgagaatatatcttacCCGTATCCATTTTGATggtttttctttgcaaatgtttcttttacttgtatTCAGAATACAATGCTCGTATCTATGGCTATATTCACATATTATTGGATGCTTTAATTCTTGTGATGTAACTGGACAGATGActacagtgttggctggcggcccccaggagtagggccttctctgtgggggcagtgatgctctggaacgaacttccccctggcctgcgtcaagtgcctgatcttcggaccttccgtcgtgagctcaaaacacatttattcattcaagcgggactggcataactagtgttggattttaattgggttttcttactattttaaaattttaaatctaatttttaactatcagcctttataatttgctttgttttaattgttatcttaattgtatatattttgttttttatccttggctgtacaccgccctgagtcctttgggagaagggcggtataaaaatttaattaataataataataataataatagtaccctgtttccctcaaaataagacattccctgataataagcccaatcgggcttttgagcgcatggcaataaggccaagcgccactggtgggtttcaatttttttttactactggttctgtgggtgtgccttggtggcatggcttagtgcacggggcaggggaagtatactgtaaaatctccattcccgccccaatgcagggaaaggttactgcaaaacccccatttcttcctgatcagttgggatttgggaggcagagaatagatgggggcggggccagtcagaatttttactacagattctccgaactattcaacatttccacttccggttctcccgaactggtcagaacctgctgaaacccacctctcccaagggtttatttcagggttcaaaaaaatataagacagggtcttatttttggggaaacaccgtATTTCTAACCCAGTCAACTTTTGCTTAGAAGTTCTTTTCTTGTGCCATAGAAATAAATGCAATCCATTTCTCGAGGTTCCCCTTTTTCATAGATTGCTTTTCAGTGATCTTTTAACTTGGTTGCTTAGTAGAACCTAGGGCCATGTTTGGCATCATTACCAGACTAGAAATTGGGACAGCAACATCATATAGatagaagagagtatttgtaTCTCAGGATTGTactatgggatccttggtgctctctgagcttagtggtttgtttgtttttttgcaaatgtttcatcaaactaggtaatatctctTTTATCAATACAATGTTGTCCCTATTTCTAATGTCCCATTTTTTTCTCTGAATTGCATTTTCTGTTTTGAACAGGCCACTTCATTGAAAGGGTACTTGGGCAAGAGTATTTTAGTTGGTGATTGAGTAACAATCAAGGCAACACAAAAGCTACTTAATCAATTTTTGATTGCAAGCCATTTTGAAAATACACATACAAATTGATACTTTAATTATACTGCTCCTTTCAGAAGCAGGCTGATGCAAAATTATGCAAAAATTGTGCATTAAATCTTTGTATTAAGAAGAAGCCATTAGCCAGATAAATTATTTTCCTCCTTTCTATTATAGCGTTTGAAGCATCAATGAGTCAATATGACTTATGTATTTCTAAGCTCTAAAGAAAGATGTTAGTTCTAGTCCTATATGGGTTAGAATCTACAGTACCTGTCTTAATCTGACTGTTTAAGAATCTAATAGGCAGCTTCTGATCTTGAGCAATCCCAAGCAATCAAGAGCTTCAGGACCAGGCCTTTTGAAACAGATGGATCTTTTGCTGGGCATTAACTTTAATTTGCATAGCAGTATATTTCTATAATTGTTCCTCAGCTGAGACTTTGTGTCTGCATTCCAAATTCAGTTAAGCTTTTGTACTCAAATTGTTTGACATCCAGCAAAAATGGATGTAGCACGATGGTTTAGTGCATAGCTATGCACGTTCCTAATTCTGGGAAAgccatcctttttctttcttcctccctcgctTTTCCCATAATGCTGACTGATTTCACAAATATACTGTATTTCCTCTATGTGgacttcaaaaggaaaaattaaTATTATATGAAATATCTTACTTTTGCATCCAAATATGCCACATCCTCCATGCATGAAGAGCACTCCTTTTCTTAGGCCAGGATTTGTCTTTTTGGGCTGGTAAATCCTTACTGGTACATTTTCAAACGTCGTATCTATAATGTAGAGCTTTGGGTCCTTCGCCTGTGGCACTAATTTCATTGCAAATCTTACAAAGTTGATTTGACTACAGATGCCCAATTTCTGGAAAATCTTCCCCTGTTTTACATTAAGAAAAGAttggtgtcagcattccagaaaaccccctcttgcagaaaagactcaaagttcttttactagatagattagaaattatgaattaatctgtctgtctgtctgtctgtctgtctgtctgtctatctacctatctatctatctatctatctatctatctatctatctatctatctatctatctatctatctatctatctatctatctatctatctatctatctatctatctatctatctatctatctatctgcagcctgaagatgatgagtgagatctcatcgaaacgttgcatAAATACttccaaccttacacgggaaaagacccgaacataccaaaacctgcatacctatacccatgaaaacctacgaaaacacacacacacacacacacacacacacacacacacacacacacacacataaaaatataaaagcaaaaaccactcatgcattaatcaaGAAATCtctagaactgtaaagcctacaaacttgaaatttgccacgtatgttcctcttggcttctaggtgctcacttagaaaggatttttcgaaatgaccatcagagcattagtatttcctatattaatataacacgctctgatgctaattagttagacgttctactcccccaccCAACTTGAAAacaactctggagagaatggaatagcataggacaggcttctgtggggcaagcctcatggagagaagggactagaaagcctgagggacagaagggataggataggagacgtttctgtggAGCAAAGCTGAGGGAgtggagaggcttctgtggggccagcctgagggagagaaggggataggagaagatctatggggccagcctgagagagagaagggaagtggagaggatctatggggccagcctgagggagagaaggggagagagaggagaagttctatggggccagcctgagggagagaagggggtagaataagagaggcttctgtggagccagcctgagggagaggacaGGGGAGGAcaagagaggacaggagaggcttctgtggggccagcctgaggaagagaaggggataggagagaatctatggggctagcctgagggagggaaggggagagaagaggtgaggcttctgtggggctagcctaagggagagaaggggagaggagaggccaatcataactactcattaattttcaaactttaagtgtcgatttatcaagcccaatcacataatTTCGTAGCGGAGCATGGTATTCAACTAGTTAaaaataattacaacaaattCTAAAATAAATGATAATCTTAATTGATGAAAATTATTCATTTGTTGTACAACTTTGATGGGTATAAAGTGCTAGTGGTTAATTATACTCAAACTGATTCAATGCAAGGGTTTTCCCCCCATTCTCAGCAgcaatatttataataattaaaCCTTTTTTTGTATGAAAAGCTTCAGAACATaagagaacatttaaaaaaaaaaacctttcataaATTTCAGGATTTTCCAAACTCTGGGAGGACTGGGGTTGGGTGAACAAATCTGAGACAAAACACACTCCTACTTGCTTGTGGTGGTGATGAGCCATAGtggtacaatggttagaatgcagcattgcaggctaactctgctcactgaattctgactggttcaaggttgactcagccttctatccttctgaggttggtaaaatgaggacccaaattgttaagggcaatatgctgactctgtaaatcacttaatcACCTATGAAGtgacatataagtctaagtgcaattgccaTTGGTATGGATGTGGACAGCCTCTGCTGAGCTTTTGGTGGTAGTCTGGGATTGCAGGAGCTGTTGATGTGAATCCATTATGACAAGCCTTGGGCTGGGAGGGCCCAGGTATAGTCAACACAGTCTGatcttatgatttataaattAATTCAAGGGGTGATGGATTACAAAGTTTGATAACCAAGTGATAAGCAAGTGATGGTGGCCAGTTTTGTTCGAGACAGTCTGGAGAGTCTGGACTAACGAACTGAAATTTTAAGTAATTGAAATCCATTATTCTTGGTCACTGCTGCTATTGAGCATTAATAATTAGTGCTGGAAAAAGCTGTGAACCAACATTTTCAACTCATTCAAGGCAGACTGTAATTCCTAAGATTGTGTCAGTTGGGATAGGGTAATTAGTGTACACAAGATTAAATTCTAATTTAACTAAAAGTTATACTCTaaaatttaacatataaacatttAATTGAAAGATCACTTTTTTCtagtcatttagtgactgtttgaagttacaggggaactgaaaaaagtgacttatgattatttttcatacttatgaccattgcagtagccCTATGGtcatgtgcagaggtggtattcagccggttcacaccggttaaggcaaactggtagtggaaattttgagtagttcggagaactggcagatatcacatctgactggccccgcccctgcctGTTCACCCCTGCCCGCTCCCGCCTGCTCGCCACTTGCCCCGCTGAACCGCTCACCTCACCTCGCTCAGTTACTCCTCATCTCACCTCCCCGGCATAGCACACTGTGTGATTCCTAGCTTGCATTGACCACATAGTCTCTGCAGCTTGCCTACCTTCCTACATGGTGCCTGTGGCCCAACTGAGCAGCCCTGATCTGTGGCCCTGCCTGGGTAAGTAAGCCTGTGAGTCATGCCTAGCTAGCTGCCCCTCCCCCACCAGCTTGTCTGGCTTGCTTCGCCTCTGAGGCTTCATCCCAGCGACTGCTCTGGAGAGCAGAGATGGAAAGGAGCAGGCCCCGAAAGgctgcttggttgagccttgttgtgcatgctcacattttcggcaAACCGGTGGTGtgattatttgaaacccaccactggtcatttgatcaaaattcaaacacttggtaactgactcatgcttatgacagttgcaatatcctgggctcatgtaatcaccttttgcaaacttctgacaaactAAGTCAATTCaaatgaagccagattcacttaacaattgtattactaatttaatgacttcagtgatttagttaacaactgtggcaagaaaggtca comes from the Ahaetulla prasina isolate Xishuangbanna chromosome 3, ASM2864084v1, whole genome shotgun sequence genome and includes:
- the LOC131195952 gene encoding arylacetamide deacetylase-like 4 isoform X1; the protein is MQLFTGFSLLQSWFLKYFLIPYFTTRKIDLHLGDTEPLRIWLLHFVVIWTFNLGKIFQKLGICSQINFVRFAMKLVPQAKDPKLYIIDTTFENVPVRIYQPKKTNPGLRKGVLFMHGGCGIFGCKKTYGELCSYLSRESDTVVVFVEYRLGPEHQHPAQLSDGLSTTLYFMKHAKDYGVDPNHILLAGDSSGGTLVAVVCQELTKIENQPKIRAQILIYPFLQRMDLMLPSYLQNQHGPFLTKKRALSLALKFVNQECVDKEKMGRNGHVPEDMKQKFKKWISADLIPSEFKVRGYNPPMPAPFSKELYAATRLNDNTMQSPIISEDDIVKQLPETYILTCEYDLLRDDGLLYKKRLEDNGVPVTWNHLQEGFHGFIPFINSGVFEFSFTKSAVGNIVSFIKGL
- the LOC131195952 gene encoding arylacetamide deacetylase-like 4 isoform X2; amino-acid sequence: MKLVPQAKDPKLYIIDTTFENVPVRIYQPKKTNPGLRKGVLFMHGGCGIFGCKKTYGELCSYLSRESDTVVVFVEYRLGPEHQHPAQLSDGLSTTLYFMKHAKDYGVDPNHILLAGDSSGGTLVAVVCQELTKIENQPKIRAQILIYPFLQRMDLMLPSYLQNQHGPFLTKKRALSLALKFVNQECVDKEKMGRNGHVPEDMKQKFKKWISADLIPSEFKVRGYNPPMPAPFSKELYAATRLNDNTMQSPIISEDDIVKQLPETYILTCEYDLLRDDGLLYKKRLEDNGVPVTWNHLQEGFHGFIPFINSGVFEFSFTKSAVGNIVSFIKGL